In a genomic window of Ipomoea triloba cultivar NCNSP0323 chromosome 3, ASM357664v1:
- the LOC116012489 gene encoding scarecrow-like protein 32, which translates to MMQFTETLPAPSHQISPFSSLVTNKNQVHRTRPWPGFPTSSKNLGTSIGDANCMEQLLVHCANAIESNDATLAQQILWVLNNIATPDGDSNQRLTSAFLRALIARAAMSGTCKLLAAMADLHPGLNLNMMDTHRFSTIELASFVDLTPWYRFGFTAANAAIIDAVEGYSVVHIVDLSSTHCMQIPTLIDAIAARPEGPPLIKLTLAAAADEFPPMLDLSYEDLGAKLVNFARSRNVELNFSVVPSTPSDGFSSLIQQLRLQNLVRAENGEALVMNCHMMLHYIPDETLYENSHSQSQSAASSFRTMFLKSIRSLVPTILLLIDEDADFTSNNLVCRLRSAFNYLWIPYDTVDTFLPRGSKQRQWYEANICWKVENVIAQEGVQRVERLEPKTRWVQRLRNANFRGVPFSDDGVSEVKNMLDEHAAGWGLKREDDDVVLTWKGHNVVFATAWVPN; encoded by the coding sequence ATGATGCAATTCACGGAGACCTTACCGGCGCCGTCGCACCAAATCTCACCGTTCTCTAGCCTGGTGACGAACAAGAATCAGGTTCATCGGACGCGACCATGGCCGGGATTTCCGACATCGTCCAAGAACCTAGGAACCAGCATAGGAGATGCTAACTGCATGGAGCAGTTGCTAGTCCACTGTGCGAACGCGATCGAGAGCAACGACGCCACTCTAGCTCAGCAGATCTTGTGGGTCCTCAATAATATAGCCACTCCCGACGGGGACTCCAACCAGCGTCTCACTTCCGCCTTTCTGCGGGCCCTCATAGCCCGGGCCGCCATGAGCGGCACGTGCAAGCTCCTGGCCGCCATGGCCGACCTCCACCCCGGCCTCAACCTCAACATGATGGACACCCACAGATTCTCAACCATAGAGCTGGCCAGCTTCGTTGACCTCACGCCCTGGTACCGCTTCGGCTTCACCGCCGCCAACGCCGCTATAATAGACGCCGTGGAGGGCTACTCCGTCGTTCACATTGTCGACCTAAGCTCCACCCATTGCATGCAGATCCCTACTCTTATCGACGCCATCGCCGCCCGCCCCGAAGGCCCGCCGTTGATCAAGCTTACactcgccgccgccgccgacgaATTCCCGCCCATGCTCGACCTTTCCTACGAGGACCTCGGCGCCAAGCTCGTCAACTTCGCACGGTCCCGAAACGTGGAGCTAAATTTCTCGGTCGTCCCCTCCACTCCTTCAGACGGGTTTTCCTCATTGATCCAGCAACTCCGGCTGCAAAACCTCGTACGAGCGGAAAACGGCGAGGCGCTCGTGATGAACTGTCATATGATGTTACACTACATTCCCGACGAAACCCTGTACGAGAATTCCCATTCTCAATCCCAATCCGCCGCTTCCTCGTTCCGGACGATGTTTCTCAAATCAATCCGGAGCCTAGTCCCGACAATCCTTCTCCTAATCGACGAGGACGCGGATTTCACCTCCAACAACCTGGTCTGCAGACTAAGGTCGGCTTTTAACTACCTATGGATTCCGTACGACACGGTGGACACGTTCCTCCCCAGAGGCAGCAAGCAACGGCAGTGGTACGAGGCCAACATCTGTTGGAAAGTGGAGAACGTGATAGCCCAGGAAGGCGTCCAGAGAGTGGAGCGGCTGGAGCCCAAAACGCGGTGGGTGCAACGGCTGAGGAACGCCAATTTCAGAGGCGTCCCGTTCTCCGACGACGGCGTTTCCGAGGTGAAGAACATGCTGGACGAGCACGCCGCCGGCTGGGGACTCAAGAGAGAAGACGATGATGTTGTGCTCACATGGAAAGGCCATAATGTCGTGTTTGCCACTGCTTGGGTCCCTAACTAG
- the LOC116013592 gene encoding uncharacterized protein LOC116013592 isoform X1, which produces MEKLVNPYDKESMKMAMLKHEETFRYQVYELHRLYRIQKGLMKNIAEQKRQQESQGAKKAAITTNSNDKQDSSKGTAEECIGESGDLGIEDESELELTLGPSCYNRRRKAAEAASDSALSFSSSSSDSSHVRRSSSGKAESNLVGEIKSRSNNAPAAEQFRQDKMKSHPPWLFQFLSLNMT; this is translated from the exons ATGGAAAAGCTTGTTAATCCATATGATAAGGAATCTATGAAGATGGCCATGTTAAAGCATGAGGAAACCTTCAGATACCAG GTTTATGAGCTTCATCGTCTGTATCGAATCCAGAAGGGGCTAATGAAGAACATTGCAGAGCAAAAAAGGCAGCAAGAAAGCCAGGGTGCCAAGAAAGCTGCAATTACCACCAATTCAAATGACAAGCAGGATTCCAGCAAGGGGACTGCAGAAGAGTGCATTGGGGAGTCTGGCGATCTGGGAATCGAAGACGAGAGCGAGCTGGAGCTGACATTAGGCCCGTCGTGTTACAATCGCAGGAGGAAAGCAGCAGAGGCGGCTTCAGATTCTGCTCTCAgcttttcctcttcctcctcagATTCTAGCCATGTGAGAAGGAGCAGTTCAGGGAAGGCTGAGTCAAATCTTGTTGGTGAAATAAAAAGCAGATCCAATAATGCTCCTGCTGCAGAGCAGTTTAGACAAGATAAAATGAAGAGCCACCCTCCTTGGCTTTTCCAGTTCTTGAGCCTAAACATGActtga
- the LOC116013592 gene encoding uncharacterized protein LOC116013592 isoform X2, with amino-acid sequence MEKLVNPYDKESMKMAMLKHEETFRYQKGLMKNIAEQKRQQESQGAKKAAITTNSNDKQDSSKGTAEECIGESGDLGIEDESELELTLGPSCYNRRRKAAEAASDSALSFSSSSSDSSHVRRSSSGKAESNLVGEIKSRSNNAPAAEQFRQDKMKSHPPWLFQFLSLNMT; translated from the exons ATGGAAAAGCTTGTTAATCCATATGATAAGGAATCTATGAAGATGGCCATGTTAAAGCATGAGGAAACCTTCAGATACCAG AAGGGGCTAATGAAGAACATTGCAGAGCAAAAAAGGCAGCAAGAAAGCCAGGGTGCCAAGAAAGCTGCAATTACCACCAATTCAAATGACAAGCAGGATTCCAGCAAGGGGACTGCAGAAGAGTGCATTGGGGAGTCTGGCGATCTGGGAATCGAAGACGAGAGCGAGCTGGAGCTGACATTAGGCCCGTCGTGTTACAATCGCAGGAGGAAAGCAGCAGAGGCGGCTTCAGATTCTGCTCTCAgcttttcctcttcctcctcagATTCTAGCCATGTGAGAAGGAGCAGTTCAGGGAAGGCTGAGTCAAATCTTGTTGGTGAAATAAAAAGCAGATCCAATAATGCTCCTGCTGCAGAGCAGTTTAGACAAGATAAAATGAAGAGCCACCCTCCTTGGCTTTTCCAGTTCTTGAGCCTAAACATGActtga